One part of the Tachysurus fulvidraco isolate hzauxx_2018 chromosome 23, HZAU_PFXX_2.0, whole genome shotgun sequence genome encodes these proteins:
- the ndrg3b gene encoding protein NDRG3b isoform X2, with product MDELQDVQLTEIKPLLTDKNGRNFQDFDCQEHDIETPHGVLHVTLRGTPKGNRPVILTYHDIGLNHKSCFNTLFNFEDMQEITQHFAVAHVDAPGQQENAAPFPTGYQYPTMDQLAEMLPSVMTHLKINSVIGIGVGAGAHILTRLALNQPTLVEGLVLINVDPCAKGWMDWAASKLSGWTSNLVDIVMGHHFSTDELTENQEIIQTYRLHIAQDMNQDNLALFCNSYNSRRDLEIERPVIGLNEETVNTLKCPALLIVGDTSPAVEAVVECNSRLNPTKTTLLKMADCGGLPQVVQPGKLAEAFKYFVQGMGYIPHVLLSHLNSEAVPTASMTRLARSRTHSASSMNSVEGARSRTHNNSQPDGAAASPGPECKARPQTMES from the exons GAGCATGACATTGAGACCCCCCACGGTGTTCTCCATGTCACTTTGAGAGGAACACCTAAAGGCAACCGGCCCGTGATCCTTACATACCATGACATAGGCCTTAACC ATAAGTCGTGCTTCAACACTCTTTTTAACTTTGAGGACATGCAGGAAATCACACAGCATTTTGCCGTGGCTCATGTGGATGCTCCAGGTCAGCAGGAGAACGCAGCACCTTTCCCCACTGG gtatCAGTACCCCACGATGGATCAGCTAGCTGAGATGCTGCCCTCAGTCATGACCCACTTAAA GATCAATAGTGTGATTGGGATTGGTGTTGGTGCTGGAGCCCACATTCTCACCAGACTGGCA CTGAATCAGCCTACACTGGTAGAGGGACTGGTTCTTATTAATGTGGACCCGTGTGcaaaaggatggatggattgggCTGCCTCAAAG TTGTCAGGATGGACCAGCAACCTGGTGGACATTGTGATGGGGCATCATTTCAGCACA GATGAGCTGACAGAAAACCAGGAGATCATTCAGACATACCGTCTGCACATCGCTCAGGACATGAACCAGGACAACCTGGCACTGTTCTGTAACTCCTACAACAG CCGCCGAGACCTTGAGATTGAGAGGCCCGTCATAGGGCTTAATGAGGAAACTGTCAACACTCTGAA GTGTCCTGCGTTGCTAATTGTTGGTGATACCTCTCCAGCTGTGGAGGCCGTT GTTGAGTGTAACTCGAGGTTAAACCCCACAAAGACCACCCTTCTGAAG ATGGCAGATTGTGGCGGCCTACCCCAAGTTGTACAA CCTGGTAAACTTGCTGAGGCCTTCAAGTACTTTGTCCAGGGCATGGGTTACA TCCCTCATGTGCTCCTCAGCCATCTGAACAGCGAAGCAG tGCCCACTGCCAGTATGACGCGCTTGGCACGCTCTCGTACCCACTCAGCTTCCAGCATGAACTCTGTGGAAGGTGCACGTAGCCGCACTCACAATAACTCCCAGCCGGATGGCGCTGCTGCCAGCCCAGGTCCTGAGTGCAAAGCCAGACCACAAACCATGGAG tcttAA
- the sla2b gene encoding src-like-adapter 2 isoform X2 gives MGSRPSKGRRNSVHQTPLLSSDECIEPHTMDGRYVVVALYNYPSGSPTECSIRFGERLNVVSDEGEWWKVSSSATGFVSYIPSNYTCKVFNRWQFVGLNKQKAEELLRHSHNQPGSFLIRESQTIPGAHSLSVRTENDSIKHYRIHSIENGWHYISPRLTFPSLTHLVEHYSVADGLCCVLREPCFIQGSNNVPVVSGPPPLAVRKPTINWKDVNSSMIFGPKKEGVEESLVSEGLKESINSYLYMTENSDCEVCSGNWDT, from the exons ATGGGCAGCAGGCCAAGTAAAGGGAGGCGTAACAGTGTCCATCAAACACCTCTGCTGAGTTCGGATGAATGCATTGAGCCCCACACCATGG ATGGCAGGTACGTAGTGGTTGCTCTGTATAACTACCCGTCAGGAAGTCCCACCGAGTGCAGTATCAGATTTGGGGAGAGGCTCAACGTGGTTTCTGA tgaAGGCGAGTGGTGGAAAGTGAGTTCTTCAGCTACAGGATTTGTGAGCTACATCCCCAGCAACTACACATGTAAAGTGTTTAACAG GTGGCAGTTTGTAGGTCTTAACAAACAGAAGGCAGAGGAGCTACTTCGTCACTCCCACAATCAGCCTGGCTCCTTTCTCATTAGAGAGAGCCAGACCATACCtg gtgctcactcactctcagtaCGAACTGAGAACGATTCCATCAAACACTACCGTATCCACAGCATAGAGAATGGCTGGCACTACATCTCTCCCCGCCTCACCTTCCCCAGTCTCACACATCTTGTCGAGCACTACTCTG TTGCTGAtggtctgtgctgtgtgttaagAGAGCCATGCTTCATTCAAGGCTCCAATAATGTTCCGGTTGTAAGCGGCCCTCCTCCTCTAGCAGTCAGAAAACCCACCATCAACTGGAAAGATGTCAACAG ctctatGATCTTTGGGCCCAAAAAGGAAGGTGTGGAAGAGTCGCTAGTCAGTGAAGGTCTGAAGGAGTCCATCAATTCCTACCTTTACATGACAGAAAACAGTGACTGTGAGGTATGTTCTGGAAACTGGGACACGTGA
- the ndrg3b gene encoding protein NDRG3b isoform X5 has translation MDELQDVQLTEIKPLLTDKNGRNFQDFDCQEHDIETPHGVLHVTLRGTPKGNRPVILTYHDIGLNHKSCFNTLFNFEDMQEITQHFAVAHVDAPGQQENAAPFPTGYQYPTMDQLAEMLPSVMTHLKINSVIGIGVGAGAHILTRLALNQPTLVEGLVLINVDPCAKGWMDWAASKLSGWTSNLVDIVMGHHFSTDELTENQEIIQTYRLHIAQDMNQDNLALFCNSYNSRRDLEIERPVIGLNEETVNTLKCPALLIVGDTSPAVEAVVECNSRLNPTKTTLLKMADCGGLPQVVQPGKLAEAFKYFVQGMGYMPTASMTRLARSRTHSASSMNSVEGARSRTHNNSQPDGAAASPGPECKARPQTMES, from the exons GAGCATGACATTGAGACCCCCCACGGTGTTCTCCATGTCACTTTGAGAGGAACACCTAAAGGCAACCGGCCCGTGATCCTTACATACCATGACATAGGCCTTAACC ATAAGTCGTGCTTCAACACTCTTTTTAACTTTGAGGACATGCAGGAAATCACACAGCATTTTGCCGTGGCTCATGTGGATGCTCCAGGTCAGCAGGAGAACGCAGCACCTTTCCCCACTGG gtatCAGTACCCCACGATGGATCAGCTAGCTGAGATGCTGCCCTCAGTCATGACCCACTTAAA GATCAATAGTGTGATTGGGATTGGTGTTGGTGCTGGAGCCCACATTCTCACCAGACTGGCA CTGAATCAGCCTACACTGGTAGAGGGACTGGTTCTTATTAATGTGGACCCGTGTGcaaaaggatggatggattgggCTGCCTCAAAG TTGTCAGGATGGACCAGCAACCTGGTGGACATTGTGATGGGGCATCATTTCAGCACA GATGAGCTGACAGAAAACCAGGAGATCATTCAGACATACCGTCTGCACATCGCTCAGGACATGAACCAGGACAACCTGGCACTGTTCTGTAACTCCTACAACAG CCGCCGAGACCTTGAGATTGAGAGGCCCGTCATAGGGCTTAATGAGGAAACTGTCAACACTCTGAA GTGTCCTGCGTTGCTAATTGTTGGTGATACCTCTCCAGCTGTGGAGGCCGTT GTTGAGTGTAACTCGAGGTTAAACCCCACAAAGACCACCCTTCTGAAG ATGGCAGATTGTGGCGGCCTACCCCAAGTTGTACAA CCTGGTAAACTTGCTGAGGCCTTCAAGTACTTTGTCCAGGGCATGGGTTACA tGCCCACTGCCAGTATGACGCGCTTGGCACGCTCTCGTACCCACTCAGCTTCCAGCATGAACTCTGTGGAAGGTGCACGTAGCCGCACTCACAATAACTCCCAGCCGGATGGCGCTGCTGCCAGCCCAGGTCCTGAGTGCAAAGCCAGACCACAAACCATGGAG tcttAA
- the ndrg3b gene encoding protein NDRG3b isoform X1 has translation MDELQDVQLTEIKPLLTDKNGRNFQDFDCQEHDIETPHGVLHVTLRGTPKGNRPVILTYHDIGLNHKSCFNTLFNFEDMQEITQHFAVAHVDAPGQQENAAPFPTGYQYPTMDQLAEMLPSVMTHLKINSVIGIGVGAGAHILTRLALNQPTLVEGLVLINVDPCAKGWMDWAASKLSGWTSNLVDIVMGHHFSTDELTENQEIIQTYRLHIAQDMNQDNLALFCNSYNSRRDLEIERPVIGLNEETVNTLKCPALLIVGDTSPAVEAVVECNSRLNPTKTTLLKMADCGGLPQVVQPGKLAEAFKYFVQGMGYIPHVLLSHLNSEAVPTASMTRLARSRTHSASSMNSVEGARSRTHNNSQPDGAAASPGPECKARPQTMEVSC, from the exons GAGCATGACATTGAGACCCCCCACGGTGTTCTCCATGTCACTTTGAGAGGAACACCTAAAGGCAACCGGCCCGTGATCCTTACATACCATGACATAGGCCTTAACC ATAAGTCGTGCTTCAACACTCTTTTTAACTTTGAGGACATGCAGGAAATCACACAGCATTTTGCCGTGGCTCATGTGGATGCTCCAGGTCAGCAGGAGAACGCAGCACCTTTCCCCACTGG gtatCAGTACCCCACGATGGATCAGCTAGCTGAGATGCTGCCCTCAGTCATGACCCACTTAAA GATCAATAGTGTGATTGGGATTGGTGTTGGTGCTGGAGCCCACATTCTCACCAGACTGGCA CTGAATCAGCCTACACTGGTAGAGGGACTGGTTCTTATTAATGTGGACCCGTGTGcaaaaggatggatggattgggCTGCCTCAAAG TTGTCAGGATGGACCAGCAACCTGGTGGACATTGTGATGGGGCATCATTTCAGCACA GATGAGCTGACAGAAAACCAGGAGATCATTCAGACATACCGTCTGCACATCGCTCAGGACATGAACCAGGACAACCTGGCACTGTTCTGTAACTCCTACAACAG CCGCCGAGACCTTGAGATTGAGAGGCCCGTCATAGGGCTTAATGAGGAAACTGTCAACACTCTGAA GTGTCCTGCGTTGCTAATTGTTGGTGATACCTCTCCAGCTGTGGAGGCCGTT GTTGAGTGTAACTCGAGGTTAAACCCCACAAAGACCACCCTTCTGAAG ATGGCAGATTGTGGCGGCCTACCCCAAGTTGTACAA CCTGGTAAACTTGCTGAGGCCTTCAAGTACTTTGTCCAGGGCATGGGTTACA TCCCTCATGTGCTCCTCAGCCATCTGAACAGCGAAGCAG tGCCCACTGCCAGTATGACGCGCTTGGCACGCTCTCGTACCCACTCAGCTTCCAGCATGAACTCTGTGGAAGGTGCACGTAGCCGCACTCACAATAACTCCCAGCCGGATGGCGCTGCTGCCAGCCCAGGTCCTGAGTGCAAAGCCAGACCACAAACCATGGAGGTGTCCTGCTAA
- the ndrg3b gene encoding protein NDRG3b isoform X4, which produces MTDMLDLNQIGCTMISVEHDIETPHGVLHVTLRGTPKGNRPVILTYHDIGLNHKSCFNTLFNFEDMQEITQHFAVAHVDAPGQQENAAPFPTGYQYPTMDQLAEMLPSVMTHLKINSVIGIGVGAGAHILTRLALNQPTLVEGLVLINVDPCAKGWMDWAASKLSGWTSNLVDIVMGHHFSTDELTENQEIIQTYRLHIAQDMNQDNLALFCNSYNSRRDLEIERPVIGLNEETVNTLKCPALLIVGDTSPAVEAVVECNSRLNPTKTTLLKMADCGGLPQVVQPGKLAEAFKYFVQGMGYIPHVLLSHLNSEAVPTASMTRLARSRTHSASSMNSVEGARSRTHNNSQPDGAAASPGPECKARPQTMEVSC; this is translated from the exons GAGCATGACATTGAGACCCCCCACGGTGTTCTCCATGTCACTTTGAGAGGAACACCTAAAGGCAACCGGCCCGTGATCCTTACATACCATGACATAGGCCTTAACC ATAAGTCGTGCTTCAACACTCTTTTTAACTTTGAGGACATGCAGGAAATCACACAGCATTTTGCCGTGGCTCATGTGGATGCTCCAGGTCAGCAGGAGAACGCAGCACCTTTCCCCACTGG gtatCAGTACCCCACGATGGATCAGCTAGCTGAGATGCTGCCCTCAGTCATGACCCACTTAAA GATCAATAGTGTGATTGGGATTGGTGTTGGTGCTGGAGCCCACATTCTCACCAGACTGGCA CTGAATCAGCCTACACTGGTAGAGGGACTGGTTCTTATTAATGTGGACCCGTGTGcaaaaggatggatggattgggCTGCCTCAAAG TTGTCAGGATGGACCAGCAACCTGGTGGACATTGTGATGGGGCATCATTTCAGCACA GATGAGCTGACAGAAAACCAGGAGATCATTCAGACATACCGTCTGCACATCGCTCAGGACATGAACCAGGACAACCTGGCACTGTTCTGTAACTCCTACAACAG CCGCCGAGACCTTGAGATTGAGAGGCCCGTCATAGGGCTTAATGAGGAAACTGTCAACACTCTGAA GTGTCCTGCGTTGCTAATTGTTGGTGATACCTCTCCAGCTGTGGAGGCCGTT GTTGAGTGTAACTCGAGGTTAAACCCCACAAAGACCACCCTTCTGAAG ATGGCAGATTGTGGCGGCCTACCCCAAGTTGTACAA CCTGGTAAACTTGCTGAGGCCTTCAAGTACTTTGTCCAGGGCATGGGTTACA TCCCTCATGTGCTCCTCAGCCATCTGAACAGCGAAGCAG tGCCCACTGCCAGTATGACGCGCTTGGCACGCTCTCGTACCCACTCAGCTTCCAGCATGAACTCTGTGGAAGGTGCACGTAGCCGCACTCACAATAACTCCCAGCCGGATGGCGCTGCTGCCAGCCCAGGTCCTGAGTGCAAAGCCAGACCACAAACCATGGAGGTGTCCTGCTAA
- the sla2b gene encoding src-like-adapter 2 isoform X1, translated as MGSRPSKGRRNSVHQTPLLSSDECIEPHTMDGRYVVVALYNYPSGSPTECSIRFGERLNVVSDEGEWWKVSSSATGFVSYIPSNYTCKVFNRWQFVGLNKQKAEELLRHSHNQPGSFLIRESQTIPGAHSLSVRTENDSIKHYRIHSIENGWHYISPRLTFPSLTHLVEHYSEVADGLCCVLREPCFIQGSNNVPVVSGPPPLAVRKPTINWKDVNSSMIFGPKKEGVEESLVSEGLKESINSYLYMTENSDCEVCSGNWDT; from the exons ATGGGCAGCAGGCCAAGTAAAGGGAGGCGTAACAGTGTCCATCAAACACCTCTGCTGAGTTCGGATGAATGCATTGAGCCCCACACCATGG ATGGCAGGTACGTAGTGGTTGCTCTGTATAACTACCCGTCAGGAAGTCCCACCGAGTGCAGTATCAGATTTGGGGAGAGGCTCAACGTGGTTTCTGA tgaAGGCGAGTGGTGGAAAGTGAGTTCTTCAGCTACAGGATTTGTGAGCTACATCCCCAGCAACTACACATGTAAAGTGTTTAACAG GTGGCAGTTTGTAGGTCTTAACAAACAGAAGGCAGAGGAGCTACTTCGTCACTCCCACAATCAGCCTGGCTCCTTTCTCATTAGAGAGAGCCAGACCATACCtg gtgctcactcactctcagtaCGAACTGAGAACGATTCCATCAAACACTACCGTATCCACAGCATAGAGAATGGCTGGCACTACATCTCTCCCCGCCTCACCTTCCCCAGTCTCACACATCTTGTCGAGCACTACTCTG AAGTTGCTGAtggtctgtgctgtgtgttaagAGAGCCATGCTTCATTCAAGGCTCCAATAATGTTCCGGTTGTAAGCGGCCCTCCTCCTCTAGCAGTCAGAAAACCCACCATCAACTGGAAAGATGTCAACAG ctctatGATCTTTGGGCCCAAAAAGGAAGGTGTGGAAGAGTCGCTAGTCAGTGAAGGTCTGAAGGAGTCCATCAATTCCTACCTTTACATGACAGAAAACAGTGACTGTGAGGTATGTTCTGGAAACTGGGACACGTGA
- the ndrg3b gene encoding protein NDRG3b isoform X3 has product MDELQDVQLTEIKPLLTDKNGRNFQDFDCQEHDIETPHGVLHVTLRGTPKGNRPVILTYHDIGLNHKSCFNTLFNFEDMQEITQHFAVAHVDAPGQQENAAPFPTGYQYPTMDQLAEMLPSVMTHLKINSVIGIGVGAGAHILTRLALNQPTLVEGLVLINVDPCAKGWMDWAASKLSGWTSNLVDIVMGHHFSTDELTENQEIIQTYRLHIAQDMNQDNLALFCNSYNSRRDLEIERPVIGLNEETVNTLKCPALLIVGDTSPAVEAVVECNSRLNPTKTTLLKMADCGGLPQVVQPGKLAEAFKYFVQGMGYMPTASMTRLARSRTHSASSMNSVEGARSRTHNNSQPDGAAASPGPECKARPQTMEVSC; this is encoded by the exons GAGCATGACATTGAGACCCCCCACGGTGTTCTCCATGTCACTTTGAGAGGAACACCTAAAGGCAACCGGCCCGTGATCCTTACATACCATGACATAGGCCTTAACC ATAAGTCGTGCTTCAACACTCTTTTTAACTTTGAGGACATGCAGGAAATCACACAGCATTTTGCCGTGGCTCATGTGGATGCTCCAGGTCAGCAGGAGAACGCAGCACCTTTCCCCACTGG gtatCAGTACCCCACGATGGATCAGCTAGCTGAGATGCTGCCCTCAGTCATGACCCACTTAAA GATCAATAGTGTGATTGGGATTGGTGTTGGTGCTGGAGCCCACATTCTCACCAGACTGGCA CTGAATCAGCCTACACTGGTAGAGGGACTGGTTCTTATTAATGTGGACCCGTGTGcaaaaggatggatggattgggCTGCCTCAAAG TTGTCAGGATGGACCAGCAACCTGGTGGACATTGTGATGGGGCATCATTTCAGCACA GATGAGCTGACAGAAAACCAGGAGATCATTCAGACATACCGTCTGCACATCGCTCAGGACATGAACCAGGACAACCTGGCACTGTTCTGTAACTCCTACAACAG CCGCCGAGACCTTGAGATTGAGAGGCCCGTCATAGGGCTTAATGAGGAAACTGTCAACACTCTGAA GTGTCCTGCGTTGCTAATTGTTGGTGATACCTCTCCAGCTGTGGAGGCCGTT GTTGAGTGTAACTCGAGGTTAAACCCCACAAAGACCACCCTTCTGAAG ATGGCAGATTGTGGCGGCCTACCCCAAGTTGTACAA CCTGGTAAACTTGCTGAGGCCTTCAAGTACTTTGTCCAGGGCATGGGTTACA tGCCCACTGCCAGTATGACGCGCTTGGCACGCTCTCGTACCCACTCAGCTTCCAGCATGAACTCTGTGGAAGGTGCACGTAGCCGCACTCACAATAACTCCCAGCCGGATGGCGCTGCTGCCAGCCCAGGTCCTGAGTGCAAAGCCAGACCACAAACCATGGAGGTGTCCTGCTAA